A single window of Vibrio sp. SCSIO 43137 DNA harbors:
- a CDS encoding HdeD family acid-resistance protein: MKSWKTGALAGVLSISGGVTALINPVATSITLEQIMGWTFIVSGLFSFIGYLAGKNSSDNWSAALALFSIGLGALLVSFPLESVLSLSVFIVMLLVGTGVSQLTMAFSRRGTPAFYYLFVSSLISLVFAFMVLSDFPAGAEGLIGVIFSVELITNGIALLTYSITHRKATTIHIQNI, encoded by the coding sequence ATGAAGTCATGGAAAACCGGCGCTCTGGCCGGAGTCCTTTCAATCAGCGGCGGGGTTACTGCTCTGATAAACCCCGTTGCAACCTCAATTACTCTGGAACAGATTATGGGCTGGACATTTATTGTCTCCGGTCTGTTCAGCTTTATCGGCTATCTGGCAGGAAAAAACAGCAGCGATAACTGGAGTGCCGCACTGGCATTATTCTCCATAGGACTGGGCGCGCTACTGGTGAGCTTCCCTCTTGAAAGCGTGCTGTCGCTCAGCGTATTTATTGTTATGTTACTGGTCGGTACCGGAGTCAGCCAGTTAACCATGGCCTTCAGCCGCAGGGGAACTCCGGCATTTTACTATCTGTTCGTTTCTTCACTTATCTCACTAGTGTTCGCCTTTATGGTGCTATCAGATTTTCCCGCTGGCGCAGAAGGGTTAATCGGAGTGATATTTTCTGTTGAGCTTATTACTAACGGCATCGCTTTGCTGACGTACTCAATCACCCACCGAAAAGCGACTACTATTCATATACAGAACATTTGA